The genome window CGATCGTCTTAAAATCTCCTACATCCCAACCCAACATCACTGCCGATCGCCAAGCATAATAAGATTGAGGATGATCGGCAATTACCTGCTCAAAAGCAGTGGTTGCGTCTGCGGTACGTCCTAGTTTGCTTGCCCATTTTCCTTCCCAAAAGCCAGCAATCCTCGCCCATTGACTATGAGGATTTTTGTCTGTCACTGGCTTAATCCATTCCCAGGCAGCTTGAATATCTCCTTGGGCAGATTTTCCTTGGGCTACTTGTAAACGATACTCAGCCGCAGCATCAGAATCGTCATATTTGGTAATTAATAATTGACGAGCTTCTGCTGCAGCTTTGGTACTATTGAGACGATCGAGAATTTTAGCTTTGGCTAAAAGTGCTTCACCTGCGCGATCGGGGAAGTTGGCAATTACCCGATCCAGGTAAGGTACTGCGTCTAAGTCGGGGACAATATCGGCAAGACGCAACAGGGCGGAGGCAGTTTCTTCGGCGTGAGGAAAATCTTTGCTCATTTGTTCGTAAGCTTGTTTAGCTTCTCTGAGTTTTTCGGCATATTCAAGTCCGAGAGCTTCCAAATAAGCATTCTTAGGCTTAGAATTGGCTTGGGCGTAAGCTGCGCTAGCTTGTCCATATTTGCGGTCTTTCCAATATCCCAGCCCAATTACTTCCCAATCTTCTAAACTGATAATCGGACGGTTGCCTTTACCTGTAGCCGTACTGTAATAAGCGACTAAGGTATCTAAGATTGAGATGGTTTCTGGGTCGTCAAAGGCATAGCGAGCTATTAATAATAAGAGTTCGGGGCGATCGCCATCTTCGGCAAGTTTTTCTCGCACTAGGGCTAAAACGCGAGGATGAGAAGGATATTTTTTCAGGGCTGTTTGCCAATATTTCCGGTGATCGGCGCTGAAGGCGTAGCTATGCTCTAGTCTCTCGCGCAGGGTAGGATTTTCCGGTAGTTTGGGGATAGCTAAATCTTTGTATTTCGAGTCTTTAGATAAGAGAACATAAAGAGCTTCTGCGGCTATGGGATGATTGTAATGATGCTGGAGTAAAGTTCTCCACGCTGAAAATGCTCCGGCTTTGTCATCAAGCAGTTCGTAAGCCTCGGCTCGTTTGTAGAGAATTTGGGGGGCTAAAACTCGATAATCCCATTCTAATTCTTCTAGCCAACGGATTGCTTCTTCTGGTTTATTTTGCTCAATTAAGTCTGACGCTAACAGATAACGGGCGCGATCGCGATCGAGAGATTGTTCGGCTTCAGACGCGATCGCCTTTAGCTGTGTGGCTCGTTCTGCGGGCGCTAGTTCAACCAGTTGTAACACTGGTGTGTGA of Oscillatoria salina IIICB1 contains these proteins:
- a CDS encoding lytic transglycosylase domain-containing protein encodes the protein MLQLVELAPAERATQLKAIASEAEQSLDRDRARYLLASDLIEQNKPEEAIRWLEELEWDYRVLAPQILYKRAEAYELLDDKAGAFSAWRTLLQHHYNHPIAAEALYVLLSKDSKYKDLAIPKLPENPTLRERLEHSYAFSADHRKYWQTALKKYPSHPRVLALVREKLAEDGDRPELLLLIARYAFDDPETISILDTLVAYYSTATGKGNRPIISLEDWEVIGLGYWKDRKYGQASAAYAQANSKPKNAYLEALGLEYAEKLREAKQAYEQMSKDFPHAEETASALLRLADIVPDLDAVPYLDRVIANFPDRAGEALLAKAKILDRLNSTKAAAEARQLLITKYDDSDAAAEYRLQVAQGKSAQGDIQAAWEWIKPVTDKNPHSQWARIAGFWEGKWASKLGRTADATTAFEQVIADHPQSYYAWRSAVMLGWDVGDFKTIAKLNPTLEIPQERPMLPAGSPTLKELYQLAQTEYAWVLWQGEFTNKLEPTVAEQFTNGLLLIDQDNYLDGISEIASLEDREKPEEKAEYEKLSRQLVYWQALYPFPYQEEITSFAQQRNINPLLVISIMRQESRFEEDIKSTAGAVGLMQMLPSTADWAAKNLQVEKYSLTNPQDSIKLGTWFLKEIHRPYQNNSLLAVASYNAGQGNLGRWLDNQDEIDFDEFVESIPFYETKNYVKQVFGNYWNYLQLYEPQVNQQVVKGSPGQSTASRK